The Granulicella arctica genome segment GGTATTTGCCGGTGTAGCCTTCGAAGCGGACGATGATGCGGGTGATGACGCCGGAGGGGCACTGGACGGTGTCCTTCCAGCCGAGCTCGTTGGGCGCGGGCGGTTCGGCGGGAGCGGTGAAGCGTAGCTTCTTGTTGACCAGGTAGTCGTCGGTGTCGAAGGGGCGACGGTCGAGGATCTGGAAGCGCACGAGGTGCAGGTGCATGGGGTGCGTGTCTTCGGTGAGGTTGACGAACTCCCAGATCTCGGTGGAGTTGAGCTTTGGCTTTTCGGTGGTGGGCTCGTGCCAGTGCTTGCGGTTGATGAGCATGACCATGGGGCGGGCGGCCTCGTCCTGGTACTCATGCAGGGTGAGGGTGCGGGTGGTGGTGGCGGAGGACTCGGGGATGCGCTCGATGGGGCGGAGGATTTTGGGGATGCCGGACGCGGGTGCGGCGGCTTGTTTTGCTACGCGGAGCTCGAGGATGTCGAAGGCTCCGGTGCGGAGGTGGAGGGTTTGACCGGCGGAGTGGGTGAAGTCGATGAGGATGTCGGCGCGCTCGGCGGAGGCGAGGGTGAGGCGATGGAGCTCGACGGGTGAGCTAAGCAGGCCCTGATCGGTGCCGATCTGGATGAGGGGCTGGCCGTTCGAGAGGGAGAGGTTGAAGAAGCGGCTGTTGGCGGTGTTGAGGAGGCGGAAGCGGTAGAGGCGTGGCTCGACCTCGAAGAAGGGGCGGATTTTTCCGTTGATGAGGACGCCGTCGGCGGTGAACTCGGGGATCCAGGGGTGCTCGGGGTCGCCGGAGACGTCGTAGAAGAGCTGGCCGGTGGCGCTGAAGTCGCGGTCATAGAGGATGAGGGGAATCTCGTACTTGCCGGAGGGCAGGTGGAGGGAGTCCTCGACGTGGTCGCGGAGCAGGAGCATGCCGAAGAGGCCGGCGTAGGTGTTGAGGCGGTTGATGCCCATGGCGTGATCGTGGAACCAGAGGGCGGTGGCGTCCTGCTGGAAGGGATAGGTGCAGGTGCGGCTGTGGCCGGGGGTGAACCAGTCGTCGGGGTAGCCGTCGTCCTGGGAGGGAACCTTTGCGCCGTGCAGGTGTGCGATGGTGCGGACCTCGGGGATGTTTGGGCCGCAGCCGTGGAGGGATTGGTCGATGGGGAGGAAGTGTTTGGTGGGGAGGTCGTTGACCCAGCGGATCTGGAGGGGCTCACCGGCGCGGGCTTCGACGAGTGGGGCGAGGGCGGTAGGGCCGTAGCTCCACATGCGGGTGAGGGGGACGTCGCGGTGGACCTTGGCGCGGATCTCGCGCATGGTGAGAGTGAGGGTGTGGTGGCCGTTCTGGAGGCTCGGCCGGAGGATCTCGGGCAGCGGGAGGGGATCGACGAAGGGGGTGAGCTGGAGGGTGTTGAGCATGGGGGGGCCGATGCGGGGCGGAGTGGGATCGGGCGAGGTCACCTTCGGCATCTGCATGTGAGGCATGGCTGGCTGGACCACGGTTTGGGGCAGGGCGCGTTGCGCGCTATAGAGGAGGCTGAGGGCTGAGGCTTGCTGGAGGAAGGAACGTCGGGACGAGGACAACGGAGAGCTCCAAATTTGTGTGGTTGTAAAAGAGGCACGCACCCTGTGGTTGCAGGGTGCGTGCCTTAGAGGGTACAGCAAGGATGTAACGCTTCTGTCAATCGACCTGTTAGTTGCCGCTTGTGACGACGCCGGTAGCGGGGTTGAGCTGGACGACGTTGGGATTGGGTGGCGAGGCGGCGTTGCTGAAGTCGAACATGTTGCTGAGGGTTCCGGCGATGCTGTCGAAGGAACCGCCGCCGATGCGCTCGCTGCTCAGGAAGGTGTCTTCGATGAAGCGGGTGATGGAACTCTGGTCGGTGGTGGTGTCGTCGATGTAGTTCTTCTTGACCCAGGGGGAGAGGACCAGCAGGGGCAGACGTGGGCCGTAGCCGCAGCGTCCCTGTGCAGGGGCGGTGCCGGTGAGGCCGGGAAGCGCGGCAGCGGCGGCGGAGGTGCTACCGCAGACGCCAGCGCCGTTGAGGGTGTCGGCGGTGGTGACGGAGCCGTTGACGATGCCAGCGACATGGTCATACC includes the following:
- a CDS encoding multicopper oxidase family protein — translated: MSSSRRSFLQQASALSLLYSAQRALPQTVVQPAMPHMQMPKVTSPDPTPPRIGPPMLNTLQLTPFVDPLPLPEILRPSLQNGHHTLTLTMREIRAKVHRDVPLTRMWSYGPTALAPLVEARAGEPLQIRWVNDLPTKHFLPIDQSLHGCGPNIPEVRTIAHLHGAKVPSQDDGYPDDWFTPGHSRTCTYPFQQDATALWFHDHAMGINRLNTYAGLFGMLLLRDHVEDSLHLPSGKYEIPLILYDRDFSATGQLFYDVSGDPEHPWIPEFTADGVLINGKIRPFFEVEPRLYRFRLLNTANSRFFNLSLSNGQPLIQIGTDQGLLSSPVELHRLTLASAERADILIDFTHSAGQTLHLRTGAFDILELRVAKQAAAPASGIPKILRPIERIPESSATTTRTLTLHEYQDEAARPMVMLINRKHWHEPTTEKPKLNSTEIWEFVNLTEDTHPMHLHLVRFQILDRRPFDTDDYLVNKKLRFTAPAEPPAPNELGWKDTVQCPSGVITRIIVRFEGYTGKYLYHCHILEHEANDMMRPFEVIA